A single region of the Pseudomonas solani genome encodes:
- a CDS encoding LysR family transcriptional regulator codes for MNLHHLKVFLAVAESGSISGGAERLHISQPAVTREVRELEARLGITLFDRQPRGVTLTEGGLRLHRYAQRIFALEQAAEADLRSFAGLDDGELRLGASATLGSYLLPDLIASFHARHPEIRVDLQVSNTREITQALADEHIALGFVEGDFDRTTHAFQLLERDRLLPVCSSTHALADRGRLAAAELAGQALYLREEGSGTRASIEQAYAQQGLEVRACMAIASTEALKRLVRDGQGIAWLSQRVIDDDLAAGRLVALEVEDLRIERELHLLWHPTRTLSPAPAAFLTAILDKK; via the coding sequence ATGAATCTCCATCACCTCAAGGTTTTCCTCGCCGTGGCCGAGAGCGGCAGCATCAGCGGCGGTGCCGAGCGCCTGCACATCAGCCAGCCGGCGGTCACCCGTGAAGTGCGTGAACTGGAAGCGCGCCTCGGGATCACCCTCTTCGACCGCCAGCCCCGCGGCGTGACCCTGACCGAAGGCGGCCTGCGCCTGCACCGCTATGCGCAACGCATCTTCGCCCTGGAACAGGCCGCCGAGGCGGACCTGCGCAGCTTCGCCGGCCTCGACGACGGCGAACTGCGCCTGGGCGCCAGCGCCACCCTGGGCAGCTATCTGTTGCCCGACCTGATCGCCTCCTTCCACGCCCGGCACCCGGAAATCCGCGTGGATCTGCAGGTCAGCAATACCCGCGAGATCACCCAGGCGCTGGCCGACGAACACATCGCCCTGGGCTTCGTCGAGGGTGATTTCGATCGCACCACCCATGCCTTCCAGCTGCTGGAACGCGATCGCCTGCTCCCGGTCTGCAGCTCCACCCACGCCCTCGCCGACCGAGGCCGCCTGGCCGCGGCCGAGCTGGCCGGCCAGGCGCTGTACCTGCGCGAGGAGGGCTCGGGTACCCGCGCCAGCATCGAGCAGGCCTATGCCCAACAAGGCTTGGAGGTGCGGGCGTGCATGGCCATCGCCAGCACCGAAGCGCTGAAGCGCCTGGTGCGCGACGGCCAGGGCATCGCCTGGCTGTCCCAGCGGGTCATCGACGACGACCTCGCCGCGGGCCGCCTGGTCGCCCTTGAGGTGGAAGACCTGCGCATCGAGCGCGAACTGCACCTGCTGTGGCACCCGACCCGCACCCTGAGCCCCGCACCAGCGGCGTTCCTGACGGCGATCCTGGACAAAAAATAA
- the metK gene encoding methionine adenosyltransferase, producing the protein MSEYSLFTSESVSEGHPDKIADQISDAVLDAIIEQDKHARVAVETLVKTGVAIVAGEVTTSAWVDLEQIVRDVICDIGYTSSDVGFDGATCGVMNIIGKQSPDINQGVDRAKPEDQGAGDQGLMFGYASNETDVLMPAPIRFSHALVERQAEARKSGLLPWLRPDAKSQVTCQYANGKVVGIDAVVLSTQHNPEVSLSDLREAVMELIIKHALPAELLHKDTQFHINPTGNFVIGGPVGDCGLTGRKIIVDSYGGMARHGGGAFSGKDPSKVDRSAAYAGRYVAKNIVAAGLAERCEIQVSYAIGVALPTSISINTFGTHKIAEEKIIQLVREVFDLRPYAITKMLDLLHPMYRDTAAYGHFGRTPEQKTVGNDSFSTFTWEKTDKVDALRAAAGL; encoded by the coding sequence ATGAGCGAATACTCCCTCTTTACCTCCGAATCCGTCTCTGAAGGCCATCCGGACAAGATCGCCGACCAGATTTCCGATGCCGTCCTCGACGCCATCATCGAGCAGGACAAGCACGCCCGCGTGGCTGTGGAAACCCTGGTCAAGACCGGTGTCGCCATCGTCGCCGGTGAAGTCACCACCAGCGCCTGGGTCGACCTCGAGCAGATCGTCCGCGACGTCATCTGCGACATCGGCTACACCAGCTCCGACGTCGGCTTCGACGGCGCCACCTGCGGCGTGATGAACATCATTGGCAAGCAGTCCCCGGACATCAACCAGGGCGTCGACCGCGCCAAGCCGGAAGACCAGGGCGCCGGTGACCAGGGCCTGATGTTCGGCTACGCCAGCAACGAAACCGACGTGCTGATGCCGGCCCCGATCCGCTTCTCCCACGCCTTGGTCGAGCGCCAGGCCGAAGCCCGCAAGTCCGGCCTGCTGCCGTGGCTGCGTCCGGACGCCAAGTCCCAGGTCACTTGCCAGTACGCGAACGGCAAAGTGGTCGGCATCGACGCCGTGGTGCTGTCCACCCAGCACAACCCGGAAGTCTCGCTGTCCGACCTGCGCGAAGCGGTGATGGAGCTGATCATCAAGCACGCCCTGCCCGCCGAGCTGCTGCACAAGGACACCCAGTTCCACATCAACCCGACCGGCAACTTCGTGATCGGCGGCCCGGTGGGCGACTGCGGCCTGACCGGTCGCAAGATCATCGTCGACTCCTACGGCGGCATGGCCCGTCACGGTGGCGGCGCCTTCTCCGGTAAGGACCCGTCCAAGGTCGACCGCTCCGCTGCCTACGCCGGCCGCTACGTCGCCAAGAACATCGTTGCGGCCGGCCTGGCCGAGCGCTGCGAGATCCAGGTCTCCTACGCCATCGGCGTGGCGCTGCCCACCTCCATCTCGATCAACACCTTCGGCACCCACAAGATCGCCGAAGAGAAGATCATCCAACTGGTGCGCGAAGTGTTCGACCTGCGTCCCTACGCCATCACCAAGATGCTCGACCTGCTGCACCCGATGTACCGCGACACCGCGGCCTACGGCCACTTCGGCCGCACCCCGGAGCAGAAGACCGTCGGCAACGACAGCTTCAGCACCTTCACCTGGGAGAAGACCGACAAGGTCGACGCCCTGCGTGCCGCCGCCGGCCTGTAA